From one Bradyrhizobium sp. Ash2021 genomic stretch:
- a CDS encoding phage/plasmid primase, P4 family, with amino-acid sequence MNNITANKTGPLSRTPVLGLVSDFCTDLGNARRLVSRHGANIRFIAEWGTWLIWNDAAGRWEIDRDGAVMRLGEETILAMLAHALTLNNQADRDQLLKHSMRSQSEPRLRAMVSLAQSEDGVTISADRLDADPWLLGVQNGVIDLRLGSFRTPRRDDLITKCTSVPFDASADCPNWNEFLKTVTGNDSELQAYLQRVAGYLLTGSVREEVMFMPYGTGRNGKSTFRETLHSLLGTYALAADATLLIERKVPGGATEEVARLKGKRFVAVNETAENDQLNEARVKFITSQDMLSARPLYGHLFDFFPTHKTFLTTNHKPIIRGTDEGIWRRVHLIPFTIAIDANSVQKDFRERLLLPELSGILNWALAGLAAYLKEGLNPPKSVLASTQEYREDMDVIGQWIADRCDLDHHAATPTNLAYGDYTWWANEEVGWSLKKPRFRRHLSDRGFTAAKGTGGTRMIVGLRLKSTGTPAGSGSGPLGTLDDGSTIYDDGIRPAPGTDGLSSDSPDLATGPSDNGRHAHEDSGGSGA; translated from the coding sequence ATGAACAATATTACTGCCAATAAAACCGGCCCATTGTCGCGGACCCCAGTCCTCGGTCTCGTAAGCGATTTCTGCACTGACTTAGGAAACGCCCGCCGTCTCGTAAGTCGTCACGGTGCAAATATTCGGTTCATTGCCGAATGGGGTACTTGGCTCATATGGAACGACGCGGCGGGTCGATGGGAAATCGATCGAGACGGCGCAGTCATGCGTCTTGGCGAAGAGACGATTCTGGCCATGCTTGCGCACGCGCTTACCCTCAATAATCAGGCGGATCGAGACCAGTTGCTCAAGCATTCAATGCGGAGTCAATCTGAGCCCCGGCTCAGGGCTATGGTGAGTTTAGCCCAATCCGAAGATGGCGTGACAATCTCAGCGGACAGGCTGGATGCCGACCCGTGGCTGCTTGGAGTCCAAAACGGCGTCATCGATCTGCGGCTCGGATCGTTTCGTACACCACGCCGCGACGATCTGATTACGAAGTGTACCAGCGTTCCGTTTGACGCGAGCGCGGATTGCCCCAACTGGAACGAGTTTCTCAAGACAGTCACTGGCAACGATAGCGAACTGCAAGCATACCTCCAACGCGTCGCCGGCTATCTGTTGACGGGGTCGGTCAGAGAAGAGGTAATGTTTATGCCTTACGGAACGGGCCGGAACGGAAAATCTACTTTCCGTGAAACCTTGCACTCATTGCTTGGAACCTATGCTCTCGCCGCCGATGCCACTTTATTAATCGAACGCAAAGTACCCGGGGGCGCGACGGAAGAGGTCGCTCGTCTAAAAGGTAAACGATTTGTCGCTGTCAATGAAACTGCCGAAAATGATCAGCTCAACGAAGCGCGTGTGAAGTTCATTACAAGCCAGGACATGCTCTCAGCAAGGCCTCTGTACGGCCATCTCTTTGATTTCTTCCCGACACACAAGACATTCTTGACCACCAACCACAAACCGATCATCCGCGGCACGGATGAAGGCATTTGGCGGCGCGTCCACCTGATCCCGTTCACCATCGCGATCGACGCAAATTCAGTTCAAAAGGATTTCCGTGAGCGCCTGCTATTACCCGAGCTATCGGGCATCTTGAACTGGGCGCTCGCAGGACTGGCAGCCTATCTCAAGGAGGGACTCAATCCGCCAAAGTCGGTACTCGCCTCAACGCAGGAATATCGCGAGGACATGGACGTTATAGGTCAGTGGATCGCGGACCGCTGCGATTTGGATCACCATGCGGCGACCCCGACCAATCTGGCGTATGGGGACTATACCTGGTGGGCGAACGAAGAGGTCGGTTGGTCGCTGAAGAAACCAAGATTCCGTCGGCACCTGAGCGATCGGGGCTTCACTGCTGCGAAAGGCACCGGCGGAACGAGAATGATCGTCGGCTTGCGCCTGAAATCGACGGGCACGCCAGCCGGAAGTGGATCAGGTCCGCTCGGCACCCTCGACGACGGCAGCACGATTTACGATGACGGCATTCGTCCGGCACCCGGCACTGACGGCTTATCATCGGATTCGCCCGATTTGGCTACTGGCCCATCCGACAACGGCCGGCATGCCCATGAGGATAGTGGCGGTAGTGGCGCTTAA
- a CDS encoding helix-turn-helix domain-containing protein, with the protein MEPVLAHSIAEASARSGIGRTSIYEMINSGQLTARKCGRRTLILAQDLQRCLESLPRAKSAEGARESMS; encoded by the coding sequence ATGGAACCAGTATTAGCCCACAGCATCGCGGAAGCCAGCGCCCGCTCCGGCATTGGTCGCACCTCAATTTACGAGATGATTAACTCCGGTCAGCTCACCGCCCGCAAGTGCGGACGGCGCACACTAATCCTCGCCCAGGACCTGCAGAGGTGTCTGGAATCGCTACCGCGCGCCAAATCAGCGGAAGGCGCGAGGGAGTCAATGTCATGA
- a CDS encoding helix-turn-helix domain-containing protein encodes MPFAQRLTCTIDDACEVTGLGRTKLYELIGAGRIITTTIGRRRLVVVRSLLALLDPNMSN; translated from the coding sequence ATGCCATTCGCCCAGCGGCTCACCTGCACGATTGACGATGCATGCGAAGTGACCGGCTTGGGACGCACGAAGCTTTACGAGTTGATAGGAGCTGGCCGTATCATCACGACAACGATCGGACGTCGGCGATTAGTAGTGGTGCGCTCACTTCTGGCGCTCCTTGACCCCAACATGTCGAACTAA
- a CDS encoding tyrosine-type recombinase/integrase has product MRAPVPPSSGTRAFAFRPTSRLRRDQPYHESDALQCERSLHVQSVPFADGSPFTKQRWLHVDRRKRIKELVGDLAEHDARKQPVVVLGADDLRHALLHGLLLELRQAECTEFSPADGEWRIPAKKLKMRRPHRVPLASQALTILRELQEITGGSRYLFPSVRSWHRPISDNTLNAALRRLGYDQIELTIHRLRSTASTLLNESGKWQPDAIERQLAH; this is encoded by the coding sequence GTGCGCGCCCCCGTTCCCCCCTCTAGCGGTACCCGCGCCTTTGCTTTTCGGCCCACTTCAAGACTAAGGCGAGATCAGCCTTACCACGAGTCGGATGCGCTTCAATGCGAACGGTCCCTGCACGTCCAATCCGTCCCATTCGCGGACGGCAGCCCATTTACCAAACAGCGTTGGCTGCACGTCGATCGGCGCAAACGCATAAAGGAGCTTGTCGGCGACCTCGCCGAACACGACGCCCGCAAACAACCGGTTGTAGTTCTCGGCGCCGACGATCTGCGCCATGCGCTCCTGCATGGCCTGCTGCTGGAGTTGCGACAGGCGGAATGTACCGAGTTCAGCCCGGCTGACGGGGAATGGCGCATACCCGCCAAAAAGTTGAAGATGAGACGGCCACACCGGGTGCCGCTGGCGTCTCAAGCTCTCACCATTCTTCGCGAGCTCCAGGAAATCACTGGCGGATCGAGATATCTCTTCCCGTCGGTGAGATCCTGGCATCGCCCAATCAGTGACAACACCCTTAACGCAGCGCTGCGCCGTCTCGGATACGACCAGATCGAATTGACCATTCATCGCCTGCGATCCACCGCGTCAACGCTCCTGAACGAAAGCGGCAAGTGGCAACCGGATGCGATCGAACGTCAACTTGCGCATTAG